A region of the Verrucomicrobiota bacterium genome:
CATGATGATATGAGTGAGAGGTTGCGTTTCGCTGGCTGGAGTGGAGAGCGCCGGGCTCTCCCACCAGCGTGGGGTTCTCAGTTGGGCAGCACCACGGTATCGATGACGTGAATGACGCCGTTGCCGGAAGCGACGGCCACAATGTCCTTCGCCTTTTCGTCGCGCTCAGCGCGAGCCACACCCAGGACAAAGGACGAGGGGATGATGGCAGTGAGGGTGAGGATGCGGGTGGTTTTCATGGTTTTACGTTTGTTTGGCAGATCGTTGTGCGGTAAATCTGAATGGCCACCACGAAGCGAGTCGGCTTGGAGAACCGGCATCCGATGCTCCGGCGTTGAGCCTCGCTTGCGTTGTCCCTTCGATGTTCACGTTTCGATTTCATGTTCATTTTGCTGCCAAGCAGTACTGAACTTGTCGAGAAGATGCCTAATTAGTTCTTTAGTGTCAATATTTTGTCTCATATTTTTTCGACACCCCTTTTAACCGGCTTGATTCGAGCAAGTTATGCAGCATTTTTTCCCCGATTTTTGCCCAGGAAAGCGAATCCTTGGCAAAGGCCATTTGCAAAACGTCGCTGCTTTGTCACATTTCTGTCTACTTTTATGACTGAAGCCCAATCAGCAATCAGAGTTGTTGCTCGACGAACGGGTTTGAGCGGCCGCGTCATGCCCGCCGACCACAACCTCCTGGTCAAAATCGGCGCCACACAGGTGAAAAATCTCGTGGACTTTTGCTCCAATCTCGACAAGTTGCGCGAACCTTAGAAGAAACTGAAAAGATGAAACCGCTCCTCTCCCCTAACATCGACAACAAGGGCCGCCTCATTCGCGGACTCGGCGCGCTGGCACTGTTCGTGGGCGCGGGCTTTAGTTTCGCCCTGTCCACCTGGCTCGGCATCGCCCTATTGGCCTCGGGCCTGTTCGTTGCCTTCGAAGCCTTGCGCGGCTGGTGCGCGCTGCGCGCGTGCGGCATCAAGACAAAGTTCTGACGAGAATCGATTCGGAGGTTCCTCCGTGGGGAGATCCCCTCGATGGATTGTCATCAGAGGACCGATTGAACCTGCCACGGCGCCATGGGGCGCCGAGCTAACGATTCGTCGAACGTTGGAAGCTTTCGAAGGCCGCGATTGGATCGAAGTCCGCTCCGGAATGAATCGCGGCGTCAAAGCGCAGACGAAGACTCTCCCCGCGCTTCACGATCACGGCGCTCTTGTCGCCCTGCTTCATCGCGGCGCGGCCGAAGGGGTTCGCGACAAACACGCCATAGTCGCGGTTGTGCCACCAACACGTGCGGAAGTTCCTCGGATCCGCCAATAGCGTGACGCCGATGGGCTTGCCGTCCACCGTCCCGGAATAATCACACCAGTCCGCAGGCTGGCCCCAGGTGCTCTTCGCCGACTTCAGTCCGGCGCTGCTCGTGATGACGCCGCCGTTCCTTTCGCTGATCGAGGTCGCAACGCGTGCGGCAAAGCCCATCTCCTCCTGATCACCGAAGGTGAAGTCGCCGTCTTCGGAACGGAACGTCGCGTCCCAACCGAGCAGCCAGGCGTTGGTTTGAGCCGTGAGCGCGAATCGGTTGGTCAACGAGCAGATCGTCCGGCCATCGGGCGCACGCAGGCGGCATTCGGTGGTGAACGTCAGACGACCGCCACGGACCGTCGGCGGCTCGGCGAACCGCACGTGCTCCATCCGTCCCTTGTTGCGCCAGAAGTCCACACCACCGATGTCGCCAAACGCGAGCCAGATGCCGGGATGCATCGTGTCGTGGTCCGTGGCATCCACGCCGGCGACGGGTGGGTGATTGCGCGTGACCTTCGTCCCGCCGGGCGCGTGGACATTCGAAAAATAGGGTCGAAGGATCTTCTCGTCGCGGAAGACGAACTCCGCCACAGGCTGGCCGGAATGGGCGATGACGAGGCGGTCAGGCTGTTCGGTGAAACGGAAGCCGTCGCCCTTCGGCCACGGAGCCGGCGTGGCAGCATTGGCAACGACGCGCCGGGCCTCGCCCGGCACGGTTGAGGCACCCGAAAAATCCGACCGGACAGCGCTCGGCGCCCCGGCTTTCTGCGCCAGCAGATACGCTGTGACGTCCGCCGCGTATTGCGGTGACAACACCGTATCGTAGGCCGGCATGGCCGAAGTGGCGGCGGTCTTGCGCGACTTGATCGCCGATTTCGGGATGACCTGACGCTGACCCGTGGCGAGGCCCAGAGT
Encoded here:
- a CDS encoding DUF2892 domain-containing protein; the protein is MKPLLSPNIDNKGRLIRGLGALALFVGAGFSFALSTWLGIALLASGLFVAFEALRGWCALRACGIKTKF
- a CDS encoding c-type cytochrome produces the protein AWLRERFQRTAQTIRADHWTFQLYTREFPAGRVEIGGNTDDGKSGGKGNYIVVLEPLALTPPSDATSLDPTLVALSQGNRERGEWLFHARGGVGCFNCHRVGERGNNFGPDLAALGDRATAKHIVQSMLDPNAVITEGFNLQTVETADAEFSGILLEESGLNLTLGLATGQRQVIPKSAIKSRKTAATSAMPAYDTVLSPQYAADVTAYLLAQKAGAPSAVRSDFSGASTVPGEARRVVANAATPAPWPKGDGFRFTEQPDRLVIAHSGQPVAEFVFRDEKILRPYFSNVHAPGGTKVTRNHPPVAGVDATDHDTMHPGIWLAFGDIGGVDFWRNKGRMEHVRFAEPPTVRGGRLTFTTECRLRAPDGRTICSLTNRFALTAQTNAWLLGWDATFRSEDGDFTFGDQEEMGFAARVATSISERNGGVITSSAGLKSAKSTWGQPADWCDYSGTVDGKPIGVTLLADPRNFRTCWWHNRDYGVFVANPFGRAAMKQGDKSAVIVKRGESLRLRFDAAIHSGADFDPIAAFESFQRSTNR